Genomic segment of Zootoca vivipara chromosome 4, rZooViv1.1, whole genome shotgun sequence:
GGGGTTCGGGTTGTATGTAGAGTTTTTAGAAGGGCGGCCAATCACCGCGACCCATGCCATTGAAAGATTGGGGTAAATGTGGGAACCTAGATGTGAGGAGATTGTCACCTGTCCAGAAGCATGGAGTTCGAGGTTGGTGGTGCAGGTGCTGGTACCTATGTGGGCCCCGCCACCGGCGAAAAGTCGGCAGAGGGGGCCCTTAGTTGGACCCGTGAGGTACAGGTACTGATGAGTCAGGTTCATAGCGGTAAGATTCCAGGATGTCATGTCCCCGGAGCGGAATTGTTCTAGGGTGACAGGCACTGGTACCAGGGGTAGCCCTTGCCGCATGTGGCTTGGAGCATGGGCGCAAATCCAACAGTCTTGTGGAGGGGCCTCCTTAGCTACCTGGCTAAGGAGTTGGAGGTAAGAGTTCTTGCCCCAGGAGGAGAGCAGATCAGGCTCCTCAAGAGTGGAGTATCCACCGAGCTGTCTAGGAGCCGTTCCGATAGGATGGAGGGGGTCAGAGGTGCTTAGGAGGGTCGTATTCTTGGCGATTCCCCCACATCGCTGCGGTCCATCGTGGTCCCACACTGGGGAATTGTTTGAAGATCCTACAGGGTGGTACCAGCCTTCAAGGTATTCCCCTCCTTTCCAACCCTGTGTGTAGCCCAAGTTCCATAGACAACAGAAACGCCTTAAACAAACTCCCTGTAGCTGTGGTTTCTCCGGCTTCGGGGTCAAGAGGAGGCATTGGAACCCAAATATCAACCTTTCTGATGGATGGTGGTTGTCTGTGTAAACGGGTTGGGCACCTCCCTTTTCCATCTCGGTCCAATTAGGGTAGCGGAGGATGTCCCTTTGCCCGTAGAGGAAGTATGATCCATTGGTACAGTGAAGTCGGTAGTACTGCTGTTCCAAGGTGAGATTTGCAGATCCAATGCGCTGGTAGTTCCGGTCCCGTATGAAAAGTTCCCAGTATTGGGTCCCACTGAGCCTTGGGACCAAGGAGTGACGAAGGAGGGTTCGGGATTCCGGGAGGCAAAAGTTGAAGTCGCCCACTCGGTCCGGGTTCTGGTTGCCCCCAAGGTCTGCGGTATGGTAGTCAAGAAAGCGATAGTCCGTCTGCAGACCGGAGCACTGGTCTGATAAAGGCATGGTAGGTggggcaaagaggaggaggatgaataaGTGAAGGGTAGGTTCCATGTCCAGTTCACGAGTGTTTGGCCTGCGTAGGGGTTGTTTaacagaaggaaaaataagtggTTGTTGGGTGCCAGAGACGGGAGTTGTCAGACTAGTCCGAGGAGAACAAGCTGTCAAAccgtggcggagaagaacgagcggcTGAGAGCTGTCAAACAAGAGCTGTcaaaacgtggcggagaagaacgagcggttgacagctgtcaaacaggagctgtcaaaacgtggcggagaagaacgagcggttgacagctgtcaaacaggagctgtcaaaacgtggcggagaagaacgagcggttgacagctgtcaaacaggagctgtcaaaacgtggcggagaagaacgagcggttgacagctgtcaaccaGGAGCTGTGCGtcggcaggaagcaggaacgaagagAAGCGAAGCGATGGCTGGAAGCAGGAACGATGAGAAGCGAAgtgatggcaggaagcaggaacgaagagaagcgaagcgatggctggaagcaggaacgaagagaagcgaagcgatggcaggaagcaggaaggaagcgaagcgaagcgatggcaggaaaCAGGAACGATGGCGTCGTCGAGGGGGTATCACTGGCGTTTCAGGCGCAGCTTGATTGCGGTGGGGTCTGGGACAATTTCCGAAGTCCAATTGTCCCACAAAGGCGTAGCGGCAAGGTCTTCCTCAGGTCCGGTCTGTagagcccgatcttggccccgatcgtcaggtccggtctgtagagcccgatcttggccccgatcgtcaggtccggtctgtagagcccgatcttggccccgATCCGGGTCCGGAGTTGGGAGCAAGGGAGGCGGGTCAGGCTCGTTGTCCTCTAGGTCAGCAGCTGGGAGGGTTGGAGGTTTGTCAAAGGTacagtcctccccctccccgtccccAGAGTCTGACGGTGGCTCGGCTTTCTTGCACCTGGTGTGGTGCACCCAGGAGCTCTTCTCCCCTATTTTTAAAGCGGTAGGTGAGGTGAGGAGAATTTGAAAGGGTCCCTCCCAGGAGGGTTGAAGTGTCTGCTTGTGGTAAACTTTCACTAAGATCCAATCCCCTGGATGGAAGGAATGGGCCGGAACATCTATAGGCAGGTTCTGACCCTCTACAGCAGCGTAGGCATGGAGTCGCCGTAATTGCTTCTGGAGTTGGACGACATATGCCGTGAGTTCCGCTTCCCCGGTATCCAACTCAGCAAGCGGGAATTGTGTGGTATAGACTGGTGGCGGTCTCCCGAATAGGAGCTCGTATGGGGATAATTTTAGAGCTCTTGTGGGAGCACATCTAATGTTATGTAGAACTAGAGGTAGTGCGTTCACCCATTTCAGCCCCGTTTCACTGCAGAGTTTTCCAAGTTGCAACTTGATTTCTTGGTTTATACGCTCTACTTGGCCAGAAGACTGAGGGTGGTAAGGGGTGTGTAGTTCCCACTTAATCCCGAGTGCCTGGGCAACATGTTGGGCCACCTCTGCAGTGAAATGGGTTCCTTGATCGCTGTCCAATTTACGGGGGATCCCATATCTAGGTATAATTTCGTGGATGAGAGTTTTAGCGACTACAGAGGCCGTCGCCCGTCGGGTAGGAAATCCCTCTACCCAATGGGAGAACTTGTCTACAATGATTAGTGCGTGCTTGAATCCCTGGCATGGTGGTAGATCGATGAAGTCTAATTGCAGGGTCTCAAAGGGGACGAAAGCCCACGGTCTAGCTCCTGGGGGCCGTTTAGGTTCCCGTTTCGGGTTAAAGTTTTGGCAAGTGATACAATTCTTGGTAGCTGCTGCGGCCGCGGCTGCAGTCCCCGGCGCATAGCAGTACCTTTGTATGAAGTCCGTtatctttccctttccccagtggGTCTGTTGGTGAAGTGTCCTTGCGAACTTAGGCGTCCAAGCCTTGGGTAGAACTATTCTACCATCCGGCAAAGTCCAAATCCCGTCGATTTCGGACGCACCGATAGAGATCCACTTTGCCAGTTCTTCATCAGTTATGGCCTGATAGATATCTTTCAGGTTTAAATCAGCTGGGAGTTGGATGCACTGAAAGTCCATTCCCTCTGAGGGAGGTTGGAGTGCAGCCATTTGGGCCGCTCTATCCGCCCGGCTATTCCCTTTGGAGATGGGATCCCTCCCTCTCGTGTGTGCTTTGCAGTGAACAACAGCTATTGCCTCGGGTAGGTGGATAGCATTCAGGAGCCTCTCTACCAGGGCAGCGTGCGATATTTGGGAACCCGCCGCTGTCAAGAAGCCCCTTTGGAGCCAGATTTGCCCCGTGGTGTGCACCAATCCGAAGCAATACTTGCTGTCTGTGTAGATGGTGGCCCGTTTGCCTTCACTAATTTCACAGGCCCTGATGAGGGCTACAAGTTCAGCCGCTTGGGCACTATACTGCGGACTTATTGGGTTGGCTTCTATTATTTCAAAATCCGTGACCACTGCATACCCCGACTTCCTTTCCCCGTCTACAATTTTGGAGCTGCCATCGGTATACAGAATTAGGTCCGGATTTGGCAGGGGAAGATGATCTAAATCTTCTCGAGGTTTCTCTGCCTGACGGACTATCTGGGTGCAATCATGGTGTGGGGTGCCATCATCTGGTAGTGGTAAGAGGGTGGCAGGATTGAGGGAGGTAACTCGTTTGATAGTTACATTCGAAGGGGTCAGAAGTAAGGCCTCATAGCGGTTTAGTCGCGAGTTTGAGAAGTGGTGCGAACCCTTCATTGTTAGGAGAATGGACACCGCGTGCGGAACATGTATGGTGATTTCATGTCCTAATACAGTTTCCTGAGCTTTCTCAAGAAGTGCGGCTGTTGCAGCTATAGCACGGAGACAGTTGACAGTTCCCTTAGCTGTGTTATCCAGCTGAAGACTGTAGTAGGCTACTGGTCTTTCCCTATCACGAAAGGGTTGTGTGAGGACCCCTGATGCAACTCCCATTTGTTCGTGGACATAGAGATTGAAAGGGATACGGTAGTCTGGGAGTCCCAAAGCGGGAGCTGAGCGGAGTTCCCGTTTTATTCGTTCAAAGGAGGCATAGGCTTCCTCATTCCATTGGAGTTTATCGGGGTGGTCCTGTCGGGTCATGGCTGTCAGGGGCTTGGTGAGTTCGGCATAACCCGCTATCCATGATCGGCAAAATCCAGCCATCCCTAGGAACCCCCTGAGCTGTCTTTTCGTTTGAGGTAATGGGATTTTTGTGACTGCCTCAATCCTGTCAGTAGCTAGGCTTCTAGTGCCAACCCCCAGGATGTGGCCTAGGTATTTCACCTCTTGTTTGCAGAATTGCAATTTCTTAGGTGACACCTTGTGTCCCTTATGTGCCAATTCCATGAGCAGGTACTTGGTGTCCAGTCTGCATGCTTCCTCACTAGtagaacacaataaaatatcatctACGTATAAGAGATAGGTGGATCCCCCAGGAAGGTTCACATCCTGCAGATCTTGGTGGAGGACCGCAGAGAAGATTGCGGGTGATTCAACATATCCCTGGGGTAGCCGAGTCCAGGTTAGTTGACCCGGTCCCCATGTAAACGCAAATAAGAACTGACTTTCTGGGGCCACCGGGATGCTAAAAAAAGCTGAGCACAAATCCGCTGCACTATACCAGGTCGTGTCGGGCGGGATGGCGTTTAGGAGCGAGTTCGGGTTGCCTACCACGGGGTGGCGAGGGATCACGAACTGGTTCACCAAGCGGAGGTCCTGAACAAAGCGATAACGGACAGGTGCGCCTTCCCCTCCCGGTTTTTTGATTGGGAGTACCGGGGTGTTACAAGGGGAGGCGGTGTGCACCAGTATTCCTTGGTCTAGAAAGTCCTGTATCATTGGCGTGAGGCCGTCTATAGCCTCCTTAGGGAGCGGGTATTGCTTTGTGCAGGGGAAAGGTACGTCAGTGCGGTAGGTAATTCTGACAGGTATAGCTGACTTTAGGAGTCCGACCGAGGTAGATTCGGTGCCCCAGAGCCAAGGGGGCATTTCTAGCTCGAGTTCAAGGGGTAAGTCCGGGAATTGGTGGCCCATTTTCGCCTCCTCCACGATGCCTTGGAAGGCTAGGAGGGACTCTTCAGGGAGGTGTAGATAAATCCCTTCCTTATTACACTGAATGGTAGCTCTCAACTTGCAGAGAAGGTCCCTGCCTAACATGTTCACCGGGCTGTTAGTCAAAAGGAAGGTATGTTCTGCCAGCAGGGGTCCCAACCTTACTTTAGCTGGCTCAGAAAGGGGACAGGTTCGGGGTATCCCATCTAATCCAAACACTTTGCGAGTTTCCCTTCCCGGTTTGAGGTGACTGTCCGACAAGGTAGAAAAGGTGGCTCCCGTGTCCAGCAGGCAATCATAGGATTGTCCGTCTATGTTAAGGGTACAGACTGGGTCCTCAGGTGATAAGGCGAGGACCGGGCAAAGTGCGGAGGCTTGAGTGGGATACCCGGCTGATTGTCAATAATTCTGCCCTCCGGGTAGCAAGGAttgggttgaaggagctggattaTGCTGGTACGAGTTTCCATACTGTGGAGCCTGTGTCTGATACCCTGAGAGGGGCCGGGGGTTGGTGGCCTGAATGTTTTGTCGGTTCCCAGAATTAGGGGGGTACCGCTGTCCTGAGGCCATAGGTCCGGGTGCCGGTTGGTGTGGGAAGGTGCTGGTAGGGGGGTTTCCGTAGGGAACTTGTGACGGGTAGTAACCCGAGCCAGAGAGGTACGGACAGAACTTTTTGATATGGCTTTCTTCCCCGCAATTGTAGCACCCCCCTGTGTTGGGTCCCCACGGCCTGGGAATTACTGGTGGTGCGCCTCCTCTACCTCTTCCCCGGGCCATGCCTCTTCCCCGGAACCCCCTAGGTTCCATGTTGAGGGCCAATACCTTCTCCTCCTCAGCTGACCCTTCTCGCTTGGTTTTCTCATCTCGTGAGTTGAAAATGGTCTTTGCAATGGACAGAATTTCGCCAATGGGCTTTCCATCATATCCTATCTGGAGGTTCAGGGCCTTCCTTATGTCTGGGGTGGCCTGGTCCTTGAAGAATCCTTTAACTATAATTTCATGCTCGGGACTTTCTGGGTTTATCCCACCCCATGTTTTTATCGCAGTTGTTAGTCTACTGAAATAGTCGGAGGGGTGTTCGTTTTGTCCTTGCTGGACCGCTTGGACCTTGGTCCAATTGACTACCCGTTTCCCGGCCGCCCGGATCCCTTCTAGGATTGCCCTGGTGAAAACCTCTAGACACCAGGTATGATCTGGATTGTTATAATTCCATGAGGGGTCATTTCGCAGCACGGTGGCTGTGAGAGGTGCGACGCCTCCGGGTCGGTTAGGTTGAAAGTCAGGGAGATTCAAGGCTTCACCTGCCTTGGCTAAGATGTCTGCCTTCTCAGCCTCGTTAAAGAGGGAGTTCAGGAGTACCTGAACATCTGCCCAGGTAGGGTTATATGAAGAGAAGATGGCGCTGACTTGCCGGTGGCATTTATCGGGGTCATCTCTCAGGGAAGGCATCAAATTAGACCAGGTAACAAGATCAGTGGTGGCGAATGGTCGGTGAGCGTACACCATCCTAGGTGGACCGTCAGGGGCGGAAGGAGGGATGGGTAACCCTCGTAGGGGCATCTGTGCGTCCCCTTGGCTGCTAGGACCGGCCCCATCATTTACTGACGTTAGCTTGGACTTTGCCTTTAACTCTTTCTTAGTCTTTTCCCTTTGCGCCAAGGTCGAAGCCCTGGCTGTTCTTCCTTGCCCTTCGCTGCCACTCATTCCATCATCAATTTCACCCTCACTGCTAGTATCTTCAGAGGTGGCCGTTGGGTAGTAAAAGGGCAAAAGGGACTGATCGAAGGAGTCGCTGTCATCTGCTGGGTCCTCATAAGGAGGGGGTGGCGGCAGATTCCTTTGGGACCTAGGTCGGCGGGCTTTGGATTTCAAGACCGCTAGGTGTCTCGGATTTCCTCGTCCTGAGCAATCCGGGACCGCTCTCTCGGCGGCTTCAAAGAGACTTAAATATTGCAGCTGCCGGGGCTTTTCTTCCCTTAAGTGCTTCTTTAAAATCTTAATTCGATCCACGTTAAAGGATCCCTCCGGTGGCCAACGGAGTTCAGGTCTTGTAGTCGTAGTTAACTTTGGCCAGGAAGCCTGACAGAGGTCTTCCAATTTCCGCTTTGAAAGGGTTGCATGTCCTGGAAGTTGACTCCAGCGGGCTAGCACGAATTCAAGGGGAGAGTCGGGGTCCCGCTGGGATAGAGAAGGCGTCCTCGAAGCCTTCTTCCCAGAGGGAGTCCGCTCTGGCTTCGAAGCACAAGTGCCCATTTTAAAGGGTTTTCTGGTGAAAGAAAGGAGGACGGATAAAGGGTAAGGGCTGGGTCACTCTAACGTCTAGATTTTTAACAGGAAACAATCTATCCTATCAAGTTATACTTTTCCTAAAACTCCTGCGGGTTTTCCTTCCCACTCTGCCGTGTCCCCCTAGGCTTCCGCTAGGCTCTTCCCTCCTGGCAACCTCCTACCTATCTCTACAATCTGAAGAAAGAGGAGAGTCCTACTGAACGCCCGCGAGATGCGGTGCCAGATCGGGTGCTCTCCGAATAGAGTTTTGCGATCCGGAATACCCCCCTTGCTTTCAGAAGCGAGTTCACGCACGACACGCGTGTTACGTGACTCGACTGGTGCGGCTGGGGTAGAGACAGTGCAGGAAGGCTCCAACCAGGTGGTTGGAGGGTGGAAAAAGAGCTCTGGCCCCTTGCTTTCGCTGGAGATCGTGCCCCAACGGTGCGGCTGGTCAGAGTCCCCCACTCTCACCTGGTCCCTTGCTTTCACTGGAGATCGCGCTCCAGCGGGGCGGCTGACCAGCTGAGGGGGGGTTCGAGGAAACAGGGATAGAGCTCAGGACTCCCGTTCGAGTCGAGCGCGGCACTCGGTCCGAAGAGAAAGGCAGAAGGTAAGATAGGTAAGAGGGCAGAGAATTCAGTTGCCAGGAGATACCACCCGCTTCCCACCAGTGCACTGGATTTAACCTTATACTCACACACCTCCTCCTGAGAAGATCCCGGGATCGATGAGGTTGTCCGGCCGGTCCCTGGTTTTGCTCCCTGGCTGGGTCCTTCGGGGACCTGTAGATTACCGCCCGGTTGGTGGCCGGAGGTCCGGAAGATCCCCACAGGCAAAAGGTGCCTGATGCCGGCTTGAAGACCTCAGGGCCCCCGGTCAGCAACTCGGGAGAACCGCAGGTCCCTGTTCGGGCGCCAAATGTTAGGGCAAAATCTGGGTGCAAAGCAGCCGGACACCCAGCACGTCAGGCGAGGGCCTGCGGTGATTGCGGACAGCAAAGGAAGGAGGCCAGCCAGAGGTAGAAGCAAAAACACCAAGGTTTAttgctgcgcagcaggttcaatgcagagaatgaaccccgaacaaaaggttacaacaacttttaaaagttctcaaCATTTCCCATAGAACACTGCAGAAagtgtcatacatacatcattgatacatcatggACACGTCACGAAAGGGGAAGGTACAGAACACATTTCCATATGGGTAAACAAGTTTTATGGCCAAGGGGTTGACAGACGACCCCATGATGGGTTACTCGATGGCCCAGGCATTGAAATCTCCAGGAAGATGAGTATTGGTGGATGTTCCAGATATGCACAGACAGGAGGTAACAAAGGAACCCTAGAGGGGAGGATATTCAGGGATTATACCTGATGGGTTTGTGTACAAGGTGGAGGGGACATTTTCCTGTGTACGTGACTCCGCGCTTTGGGGATTATGTCGGAGCCTGGGGTCTTGGAAAGGCCTTGGTGTCTGTATCAAAATATCGTTGGTTCCGAAGGAATCCATGTTTGcagtgattttatatgatttaataaAGATTCTTGAGTTCCCCTATCTGGACTTGCTGTCTCGTTCATTGCCTGGGTAGCTTGGATACATTGTAGCAAGTTCTAATTGGATTACCAGCTTCCGAAGGTTCGAAGAACTGTCAGTGATTGTTCTCCTGTCATCGCCTTGTCAGAGGCTTACTCAAGCGTGCAGAGCTAGCTGAGCTAGGCTCTGCAGAGAGATTGCAATCATCTGATTGGCTAAGACGCAGCGGACAGGAGAAGGgggtttcattcataattttcgCTACACTCATAACTTGGTTTCATTCATGGGTTTGTGACAGTGTTACTATCATATAGAGAGGGTTatacaggggagagggagaagcgggAATGGAGAGAAGCCTTTATTTTGACAGGGCTCATTCCCATGGGTTGTGGGTTTACTTGTGGTGTGCCTGTGGGGATGTGGCCTAGCCTGGCGGGGTCATCTTGGGGTCCACTTCGGGGTCCAAACTAATCCTCgtttggttgccccccccccgtaaaattccctaacaattaccatagcatatgcatgattctgctttcttgaattgtcctaggcatagcagccaactcctagaggcctaggtgcctcccccccccaaaagaaattactggtaaatactgtattttaaagagtcctccccccccatgttgatgggctttctatgtggggcttatctgccccccccgtattttattgaggatggaagagggaggaaaggaaggaagaaatagagagagggataactcacatttgtgggtgcctctgggtgacgctgtgatgctagaactctgcagcaagaggaagataccggtacacctgtacaggagccttgtaagcagctttctctctgcttgatttacagcaggcacatccaacaggtagattgtgatctaccagtagatcactggatgtctgtggtagatcactgctagatcactggcacccctaaaaaaagctcacccaaatttttcctcctccctaaaaaaagctgaactatgacctgaagccctaaacaaaaatgggcctccctccctcctaaaagaagctcaacaagtttgacctaaaccccccaaaacagggcttcccttccttaaaaaaactcaacagctttgacctgaaccccccaaaagggggtagatcactcccagtttttaactctgtgagtagatcagagtctcttgggaggtggccacccctgatttacagtatacagatgcaggaggaggggcagactggaacaccactgctttttataaacatcactgtgtctatcaaagctacagccccccccccttcttattcacttccttttagccttgcagggccaccttagtcaaattgaatcctctgcaccctcattaaatcgccaatagaactgttaatgcgatccctgaatgcccattaacaactcccactgaataacaatagggtgaatagggtggaccttgcctgaagggatattctgctccattgtcttaactgcttaagtactggtagctactttgctttatttatttgatgtgtttttgttacagctgtgttcccgcccccagcaagtggagagctgctcttgctaaagcaaagccctttccacttcagtttttggaggggcaaagtattggttatggtctgtaaaatacaataattttttgcttctagggggggggcagctgccccctcctgcccccccctgtctacacccatggctTGATGACATCCTTTCCCACAGAGAAGGTGGATCCTGGGGAAGGAAAGACAAAGGAAAGACTTGCCCTACCCCCAGCTGTTGGCTTCCAACTTACACAACAAAAAAGAACCATCACAAACTAGGCCAGTTGACTTGAAATCAGTTCatagcctgacccagcaggctctccttatgttcttgttTGACTGGTTTTTTCCCTACATAAGTGAGAGCAAGaacaacaggaaggaagagaaggcatCCCGACACCACAGGGATCAGAAAGGTATTTGCCCAGATGTCTTCAGCCAGTGGCCAGACTTGGGTTTTAGCAAATATCAGGCAGAAGAGAGATCCAGAACCAGGGAACAACTATGGTAGAAAGTGCTCTACTTGCCCTTGATGCTTAAACATGTCACAAAGAGGAACTGCTCaggggcggctgctgctggagATCACAGTGGTGGCCGCCCAAGGTCTGAGACCCACGACAGACTCAGAGCAGAACCTTTGCTCTTAGAAGGCCTCACTAGCTTAGGTCTACCAACAAATGTACCTTGAGCAGAATTTAGTCAGATACAGACCCATTCTTAATTTAAGGGCATAATGGTGCAGACTTTGGATGGATTTTATGGAGAGCTTCCCAGGTGG
This window contains:
- the LOC132592048 gene encoding uncharacterized protein LOC132592048; its protein translation is MAGFCRSWIAGYAELTKPLTAMTRQDHPDKLQWNEEAYASFERIKRELRSAPALGLPDYRIPFNLYVHEQMGVASGVLTQPFRDRERPVAYYSLQLDNTAKGTVNCLRAIAATAALLEKAQETVLGHEITIHVPHAVSILLTMKGSHHFSNSRLNRYEALLLTPSNVTIKRVTSLNPATLLPLPDDGTPHHDCTQIVRQAEKPREDLDHLPLPNPDLILYTDGSSKIVDGERKSGYAVVTDFEIIEANPISPQYSAQAAELVALIRACEISEGKRATIYTDSKYCFGLVHTTGQIWLQRGFLTAAGSQISHAALVERLLNAIHLPEAIAVVHCKAHTRGRDPISKGNSRADRAAQMAALQPPSEGMDFQCIQLPADLNLKDIYQAITDEELAKWISIGASEIDGIWTLPDGRIVLPKAWTPKFARTLHQQTHWGKGKITDFIQRYCYAPGTAAAAAAATKNCITCQNFNPKREPKRPPGARPWAFVPFETLQLDFIDLPPCQGFKHALIIVDKFSHWVEGFPTRRATASVVAKTLIHEIIPRYGIPRKLDSDQGTHFTAEVAQHVAQALGIKWELHTPYHPQSSGQVERINQEIKLQLGKLCSETGLKWTDYRFLDYHTADLGGNQNPDRVGDFNFCLPESRTLLRHSLVPRLSGTQYWELFIRDRNYQRIGSANLTLEQQYYRLHCTNGSYFLYGQRDILRYPNWTEMEKGGAQPVYTDNHHPSERLIFGFQCLLLTPKPEKPQLQGVCLRRFCCLWNLGYTQGWKGGEYLEGWYHPVGSSNNSPVWDHDGPQRCGGIAKNTTLLSTSDPLHPIGTAPRQLGGYSTLEEPDLLSSWGKNSYLQLLSQVAKEAPPQDCWICAHAPSHMRQGLPLVPVPVTLEQFRSGDMTSWNLTAMNLTHQYLYLTGPTKGPLCRLFAGGGAHIGTSTCTTNLELHASGQVTISSHLGSHIYPNLSMAWVAVIGRPSKNSTYNPNPLLLRPFASGRMESYLSGLFWVCGHRAYSWVSPHMSGSCFIGYIVPGIRVTYNLPAGRQRNRRGQKSLSDLSDVAANGETWGRALFPAYGAGSNHVDILKLTDVLLKFMQEAEQITDSLTTELSQASPGNI